From Plasmodium brasilianum strain Bolivian I chromosome 7, whole genome shotgun sequence, the proteins below share one genomic window:
- a CDS encoding hypothetical protein (conserved Plasmodium protein) translates to MFTARRDKMKQINIKNYIVKKMNIFCCNFLKVNKGYMHVLFTNEKKAYNKFFIFKSGMENEHSSKSKIVLFNIEEERNKIIRKKINNSLIGGVIISSLSICLIEINIISSLCGFVISAGLILFYIFYFLFYNSVILRAVLDIENKSLLLYPYMILKRKNLKKQIILSLHEINKVNKVNNYIQLYLKKPKIKIIPNFNLFIPLHIPRYNTSKTSKPQEIANSRDVLYPYDYNNLNISVFSQRKHMVNVPTIKKNVDGYPLNVAEENKLISLLSV, encoded by the coding sequence ATGTTTACGGCACGAAGGGACAAGATGAAacagataaatataaagaattacATTGTAAAAAAGATGAACATATTTTGCTGCAATTTCTTAAAGGTAAACAAAGGGTACATGCATGTATTATTTACAAACGAAAAGAAAGCTtacaataaatttttcatttttaaaagtggCATGGAAAATGAACATAGCAGTAAAAGCAAAATAGTGTTATTTAATATAGAAGAGGaaagaaacaaaattataagaaaaaaaattaataactcACTTATTGGAGGTGTAATAATATCCTCACTATCTATCTGTTtaattgaaataaatataatttcaaGTTTATGTGGCTTTGTAATATCTGCTggattaattttattttatattttttattttctcttttacaACTCCGTTATATTAAGAGCAGTATTAGACATTGAGAATAAAAGTTTATTGTTATACCCTtatatgatattaaaaagaaagaatttGAAAAAACAGATTATTTTGTCATTGCatgaaattaataaagtCAACAAAGTTAATAACTACATTCagttatatttgaaaaagcccaaaataaaaattatacccaattttaatttgttcataCCTCTGCATATTCCTAGATATAACACATCAAAAACTAGCAAACCGCAAGAAATTGCTAATTCTAGGGATGTTCTATATCCATACGACTACAATAACTTGAACATCTCTGTGTTCAGCCAACGTAAGCACATGGTCAACGTGCCTACAATTAAGAAAAACGTCGATGGATACCCCCTCAACGTGGCTGAAGAGAACAAGTTAATTTCGCTGCTCAGTGTGTAG
- a CDS encoding hypothetical protein (conserved Plasmodium protein) translates to MQLQAEKHLTHTIFSVYNCSYRSFYTQEIGPSWGGVEIDRAKDSQEGGGKRDEEEVGGWGNCCKILLCRGNEKVKKLECQGIFIYNERTEVKNKREKEYLIGDRIPYFIIYKSESGGIYNSNEHFNGLSIFLKEKVKNYEQGKEKVFNNFLYKIYYSSEVFSPQYYEVYTNGDLFTSVSSRQKDNMMKLKKERENKFIERHIFVLKKNMNSLYVSSTSFDKLYEDCSFVDLTGMHILKGRINGAGSPNGAYRTDGQRRASGKINKNCLSHKYILLEWLNESNLIVSNITLSKLTDNRKYLYEGKKDKAGAIYTEKEDEQYIWVFMYISKTDLMKAFFDYHLKLFFLRIVKRKNDNISMLFKFFLANNIIRNVFVKSFTEKREYNTNEKEKMREKKNIYTSSSFNTKYVFHISFNMYTRNYKSVECLSFFFSKFHCYDKQNKNFFMNSFVNNTLYSYLEDTEEEVQYENNTYTNGMEKNLLLLAYIYSSVSSINKENCNKCVKRKINFSFFNYDIENFPLLFQDHLYSQEDFIIYKEIENKIISKKSIFNVLVHKEITSEGINKNAKTNVVVQMEKNSPIRNMSFLNNCKIVMIDLYSNNIIIDKEKVRNKLKLTFSDVENCKDKSSHIIAKYDGGNLINNVNHLHMFHRLYVRLSLHMSDIAHHYRCNSVNEEKASFDAPWKKEYIQYGSGQNGYIATGGATDEEEEDIKGRNTRRNRRKYTNYLCGEHFAFSYDTLLSGRYVTPCHGEYLELDMKNDSEYQCTDYDIVSISNAKPFLNCMHDKDNPIDKEEYKHGNFTIYADEQTVYIRDIENIVATHTADFYIYLQENAFYSLIYPKNAEIKKQTNNNDLDSMKNTPFEKKKRKKKRKKKRKRKTNLNRMMDILVKLIYPFLNILFM, encoded by the exons ATGCAACTACAAGCGGAAAAGCATTTAACCCATACAATATTTAGCGTGTACAACTGTTCCTACCGTTCTTT TTACACACAGGAGATAGGCCCAAGTTGGGGAGGTGTCGAGATAGATAGGGCAAAGGACTCGCAAGAAGGGGGAGGGAAGAGGGATGAGGAAGAAGTAGGGGGTTGGGGAAA TTGTTGTAAGATATTACTATGTAgaggaaatgaaaaagtaaagaagTTAGAATGTCAaggcatttttatttataacgAAAGAACAGAAGTGAAgaataaaagagaaaaagaatatttaattgGTGACAGAATaccttattttataatttataaaagtgAAAGTGGTGGGATTTACAACTCAAATGAGCATTTCAATGggttatcaatttttttgaaggaaaaagtaaaaaattatgaacaaggaAAGGAAAAAGTGTTTAAcaactttttatataaaatatattattcttctGAGGTTTTTTCACCACAGTATTATGAAGTGTACACCAATGGGGACCTGTTTACATCAGTTAGTAGTAGACAAAAGGATAACATGATGAAattgaaaaaggaaagagagaataaatttatcgaaagacatatttttgttttaaaaaaaaatatgaacagctTGTATGTAAGCAGTACTTCGTTTGATAAGTTGTACGAGGATTGTTCATTTGTGGACTTAACTGGTATGCACATATTGAAGGGACGTATTAATGGGGCAGGTAGTCCCAATGGTGCATATAGAACAGATGGACAACGAAGGGCAagtggaaaaataaataaaaactgtCTTTcgcacaaatatattttacttgaATGGTTGAACGAAAGTAACTTGATAGTAAGTAACATTACATTAAGCAAATTGACAGATAACAGAAAATATTTGTACGAAGGGAAGAAAGACAAGGCGGGAGCAATTTATACAGAGAAAGAGGATGAACAGTACATTTGGGTTTTCATGTACATATCAAAGACAGATTTAATGAAAGCATTTTTTGATTATCACTTGAAATTGTTCTTCCTTCGAATAGTGAAAAGGAAGAATGACAATATTTCAATGCTTTTTAAGTTTTTCCTTGCAAATAACATCATAAGAAATGTATTTGTGAAAAGCTTCACAGAAAAGAGGGAGTACAAtacaaatgaaaaggaaaaaatgagggaaaaaaaaaatatatatacatcatcttcatttaatacaaaatacgtatttcatatttcttttaatatgtatacaagAAATTACAAAAGTGTTGAAtgtttgtctttttttttttcgaaattTCATTGTTatgataaacaaaataaaaatttttttatgaacagcTTTGTAAATAATACACTATATTCCTATTTAGAGGATACTGAAGAAGAAGTACAATATGAAAACAATACATACACAAAtggaatggaaaaaaatctTTTGTTGCtcgcttatatatattcctctGTTAGTAGCattaataaggaaaattGTAACAAGtgtgtaaaaagaaaaataaatttttcttttttcaattacGATATTGAAAATTTCCCCTTACTTTTTCAAGATCATCTGTACAGTCAGGAagattttataatttataaagaaatagagaataaaattatttcaaaaaaaagtatatttaatGTACTTGTTCATAAAGAAATAACAAGTGAAGgtattaacaaaaatgcGAAAACGAATGTAGTTGTACAGATGGAGAAAAATAGTCCTATCCGAAATATgtcctttttaaataattgtaaaatagtaatgatagatttatattcaaacaatattattatagaCAAAGAGAAGGTTAGAAACAAATTGAAGCTAACTTTTTCCGATGTTGAAAATTGTAAAGATAAATCATCTCATATTATTGCAAAGTATGATGGTggaaatttaattaataacgTTAATCACCTACATATGTTTCATCGTTTATATGTTCGACTGTCCTTACACATGAGCGATATAGCACACCATTATCGTTGTAACAGTGTTAATGAAGAAAAGGCCAGTTTTGATGCACCGTGGAAAAAAGAGTATATCCAATATGGGAGTGGGCAAAATGGTTACATTGCTACTGGTGGTGCTACAGATGAGGAAGAGGAAGACATAAAAGGAAGGAATACACGGAGAAATAGAAGGAAATACACAAATTATCTATGTGGTGAGCACTTTGCTTTTTCTTACGACACATTACTTAGCGGTCGATATGTTACACCCTGCCACGGAGAATACCTAGAACTAGACATGAAGAACGATAGTGAGTATCAATGCACGGACTACGATATAGTGTCCATTTCAAATGCGAAACCTTTTCTAAATTGCATGCATGATAAGGATAATCCGATAGATAAGGAAGAATACAAACATGGTAATTTTACCATATATGCGGATGAACAGACTGTTTACATACGTGATATTGAAAACATTGTAGCTACCCATACTGCggatttttatatatacttgcaAGAAAATGCCTTTTATTCTCTCATTTATCCGAAGAATGCAGAAATTAAGAAGCAgacaaataataatgatcTTGATAGTATGAAAAATACtccttttgaaaaaaaaaaaagaaaaaaaaaaaggaaaaaaaagagaaagaggAAGACGAACCTCAACCGAATGATGGACATACTAGTGAAACTGATATATCCCTtcttaaacattttatttatgtaa